DNA from Brassica napus cultivar Da-Ae chromosome C4, Da-Ae, whole genome shotgun sequence:
gtctaattttctctcttatatagccagacttatgagaaatcttaaaagtagttgcatccaccacatgggagtatatcttctcataatctattactggtctttgtgagaatccttgtgcaacattagctttatatctcacgatttctattcctcacaagactcatttatatccactggttttaacatcatatggcgtcttaatcatatggccaaatacgcctttcttctttaaactatttaaccctacgtttccattcaatctgttctacgagtgcgcactcttatattgatatgggttcatgatcctcgcttatattcataaattcaagtgttaccttgtatcatcttatgtcgacattccttattgtgttccattatgttccagacatgatataatcgattgagattcattattatcgggacctttaatactttgcagcttggcgtcccaagctacattgtttggtacctgttccttagagccggccggccttatctctatGTCTAGGATGGTTTCCTTGACCTCAgatttgttttatcattctatgcacctttctcttttgtttccgaggattcttatctttggaacttattggtctatcttgtatagactctgtagtaacttgactgtgtctctcttggacatcaatttagttggtgctttacaaactggtttatatatgacttagtcattctttttccggtcagcaaatgtgtctggcatttgattagctagctttgtaaatgtataatctttggatgtctattttacattctttagtccgaggatcttgccaagacaatgatggtcgatGCCATTATGTTTCTCTTACCAGGTTATTATTtactccccctaatgttggatagtcggatccatTTAAACTTTGAAAtccgtgttcttggccactaaatagatcacccatatttAGCTCAAGGTACTTTATTATTTGtgggagattcatatccaacatatatccccatcctcatcctcttctaaggatccatcttagacagcacatatatttgtggtggcttatccaaatatctcaagatgttatatgtctggctcatgaaccgtaataaatttgagatgggaatatctatgctcacttaatggtctgatgcttattagttaagatgcatgtaaattcgtttgtccccaagccttggactgagagtttggacctatgggtaatggccaatacagatttataaaaggattcagccaagctatatatagtatggacatgtgcggatttgtcctcactgccccctcatggacatactataatctttaagtgctttgggacatcatggcctattgagtttcccttgtgttcatgctacacacgtgagattctatgggataactctttgtgccctttccaatatcaatttcgcttcatgttttggaccaggatggccaatccggtcataccataaagtgtataatttcgtgggtaaaccattctggttaccatgactattgcctctatcatactgatcttggcatagtctagatcaatagagaatgcatgtatagtttttttttttttaggactCATCATGGCCTTGggagattttatacatatatctgaaggaactttttgtttctttcgctcattgtttcaatatgaaaaccatttattcttatatctctatataatctCAGTGGATTTTTctgggtgaatataaagcaTCTAAATGCTTTTCCCTTATACATATCTGGCCATAGCCCTTAATTTGTACCATACCCGCAAATCATATTGGCgttttcaaaaatcattcattccttttattaagttttaataaaacaagttcacagaaatgaaaaacatagaaatgaaaaacatcaaaacaaagaacatagaatttagattacaaatgtcgaaatcaatcttcagttttttttttttatacaatctgaagtttcataatccataagatcgtccttctcatgattgaagtcgttttcatcatcttggtaagtcatatgggcttcaggattcttccctttcaagctctcttgatagaggttaactagatgcttgggagtcctacaagtcttagcccaatgattgctcattccacatctatggcacacatATTTCTCTGATTTAGTCGAGTGTTGGGGTTTGAAAGAAGATCCACGGCCACGACCATGGCCTCGTCCAAATGAGCTAAGGTCCCGTCCGTGGTCTCGACCATTTCCTCGCCTGCGGCCATAGGATCTTCGACCGCGGCCACGTCCATTCGATTTgtctcgaccacggccatgctGGCCATTTCCTTGGATGTGGTTGGACTCTTTACTGTCCTCTGTAGCGTGTGCATCAGGTATTGGAGCTGATCCAAGTGGTCTCATCTGATTGTTTCTCATTAGTAATTCATTGTTcagctcagcgagcaagagacaagaaataagattagcataggttttgaaacctttctctcggtactgttgttgtaacagcacattgcttgcatggaaagtggaaaaggttttctcaagcatatcctgttccgtaatactttcaccacacagtttcattttagaaacaatcttaaacagtgcagagttatattcgtccacagacttatagtcttggatcctcAGATTCGTCCCATCAAACCGAGCTTTTGGTAAGATCGctgttctctggtgatcatatctcgattaaTTCtgtccaaagatctagtggattctcaatggttagatattgatccttgagactctcagctagatgatgatgaatgatcaagatggctttgtaacgatccttttcattggaattattgttctcggtgatacattcaccgagaccCTTGGATTtcaagatgatcttagcatcgagcgcccactgaaggtaattgtctctagatagatttagggcagcgaaatcaaggttgttgattttcgacatctgaagttatagattaatatttttagatcttttaggaatagtttttaatgtttaaacgattagggttttatgttcaaacaatcaaacaagccttcacagccaagatctatgcctcacggccaatgagcaagccgcacggccatggatgcaaactagttcgtttttatgtatttagtttgtcgtgtaattgcaatcctaacatggtttgtttctatcagttcatgatgcagtcaaaacaagcaaacctatcggccaagcaaagatcaagccacacggctatttgattcaattcaacaccattcctagaataagttctaagtgtaattgcaatcaatcaatgtgattaagttatggtataaatgcaacaaggccacacggccacgagtatgatcaagtctagaacagtttaacctaatatgtagtttcagattttgattttaaaataatctaaactaggtcattagggttttagtttaaacaagccagacaatcagattcgagtttgaacaatcctaacaatagttctaggtgatcaaatcaaccaatGTTCAATTTtaaacaatcaaaatcgattttcaaaattaaggtttttgtgtttcgattttattaacaagcaatttcaatttcaggatgatcaaattcaatctcaatcaatcaatcaatcagttttaattaatcaatagctttcgaattagggtttagggatttcgaaaatttgatcgtagatcaaagggatttgatCTGAGATTTAgaacctttaaggttctgattttaattgatcaatggatcaatcttgatttttagggtttggggatcgaacttatagagcttcgatttactcgcttagagattgatctattatcctatggctttcatcttagagattatattttagggtttcattctttacaatcaaccaaattcgattCATTATGTTCTTGGAATTTGAAATAcctttagtttagttgtttgtAGAAATCGGACCACCATGAATGAACCTCGAGCTTAGACACgatcgggacgcgagctggctggGACGCGAGCTGCTTCTATCGGATCGCGAGCAGCTCTGATGCGAACCGAAGCTGTTGCTGTCGGATCGCGATGCTGTCCTTGATGTAGGATGGAGCTGAgttcgtctaggatcaggaacgccttggggctggagctgatcaggTGGACACGAGCTGGAACTTAGTCGCGAAcgaattagggttcgtcggtatcgtcggtatcgtcgggttcggattagggttccaaagcaaatcggcgcgcactgtatctgtgcgtgaggcgcgtcggtggtcagatcgacaaacagtttgcactgactgattcgtctcggacagggcttcgatttgatatTTTGATCGTTTTGtgggtcctcacggtttgggaTAACGGCTTCTTTGAAGTTCCGAGGcagattccttttcatttagggttttagggttttagcgatttggttttaggctcagggtgttagaggctatcgtgttgataacgtgttgtaaacttaaggatttagaactgtaagtttctgtatattattaatgaataagtgttccctttatgtaggggttacaagagagataaatggaaatacaataataggaaagattacaaagcataaacataaacgaattaggAAATAAGCAAGTCtcagccgcctctctctcctctacaagtctcgcggccgcctctctctcctctccaagtctcgcggccgcctctctctctagggttggaccGTCTCTCTCTAAGtatatgggccggttatggaccgggtcGGTTATGCACATacaccaattgatttataacagttTTCAGTTTTTCACACATGGTTTTCAATTTTCAGCAACGgatcaaaagaaaacaatcaagaaaatataagaaactgtttTACTACACAGTTACTACTATATTTACCTTTGTATATAGAAGAGAGAAGCCCTTATCAAATAATCCATCTATAAACCTTTGTTGGCCCAATCCTCCATACCGGGTATTATTAGATGCATGATTAACATTCAAATgttttacacatatatatagtcttcAGGTGAAAAGAATACAACTTAACTATTCAAAATACAAGACATCTCATATATGTAATGTAGTAAACTTTCTTCTTCACTATTGTTTTATTTCATCCAAACCTGCCTAAGCGTCCTTtatacccttcttctttttagtTATTCGTTTGTTTTGTTACAAAGATAAAATATACTAATTAAGTAACAAGTAATTGCTCTATAGAAGTActatttaacttatatataagaCTATAAGAATCATGTTATAAACATGAGTCTTTAATTAAGATGTAGGACTTGAAATCAAGTCCAATATTGAATTGGGTAGTTGCACTTGAAGGAATTGGGTCCACTAATGTGTGCAAAAATGTCTGAAGAATCTACTAATTGTTCCTCATCCTTCACCCTCACCTGTAAATAGAAATGGTTTAGTTCAGATCCACACtccaattaaacaaaaatttatataaacccGGGTTCTTACACCGTCCTCGTCTTCCTCATAATGATGGCTTGAAGAACCATGTTTATGTAGTTCACCAAATTCATCATTCTTTGCAAATCTTCCTCTAACTCTTGGACGACTATCTGCCAATGCTTTCTTACACGCAtactataacaaaaaaatatataaatggaaTAACAATAACCAAAAGTTTATTCCGGTTTGATAAGCAAAAACAGAACCTTGATTTTCTTGCTAAAGTTCCTTTCGTTCCTCTTCTTCATGTACCTATGAATCTTCTCTTTCCTTTGTTCGGAGGAGAGTTTCACTACTTTATTTAACGTAGAGTCTTCTAAACCGGTTACCTCGACCGGTCCTAATGGTGGATGCGTCTGAAGTACCACTAAGTGGCTCTGGTTCTCGATGCTATTAAGTGCCTTCTCAACAAACAATTACCCGGTTAGCAATATTGAACCGGTCATGTTTCTTTATAACCAAACACAAAAAGTTTTGGACTGGAGATAACCAAGTAAAAAACCCGGAATTTAGCTGCACTAGACCGGTTTATTTGATAAATTGGTTAGCATTTGGTAGGCATTTACCAAGTCACACGTTTTTTAATAAACGTGAACCAGTTAAATGTGACAGAATAtccaaattaattttcaattttacctGGAGATCATCTGGATTAAACCAGAAAAATCCACCATTGTCCGCTTGAAAATCCATCAAGTGATCACGTGGTTTGTTGAATTCTGGTCCCATATGAACATGACCAGGATATAAACCGGAATTACTTTCAGAAGATAATAAACCGGTGTTCATATTCACCGTATGTGTTGGTAAACCGGATGCACGGAAGAAAGGGGAAGTAGGGTTTAAGCCAATACTGTAACTTGGGACAGAAGAAAGGCAATCTTCTTCGAAAATCTCTAATGGTAAAGGAGGAGGAGCTAAAGAGGAAACATGTGGTAGAGTCAGAGTGTCTCCAGAGTATGATATGTTAGGAAGCTGATGAACAGCTTGAACTCCTGGTGCGAAATCAAACTGATCTTCATTTGTTGTTGTAAGGAGATGATCTAGAGCTGGATATTGCATAGAGGATGATGAGAAATCGATTGAAGCGACTATGTCGTTTTCAAAATCTTCATGTGAATCGAAAATTGTGGACATATCTGCATTAATATTGTCGTCTTCATCATCTTGAAATTTGTTGTTTGTGTAGGTGTTACTGTTCTCGGTTGTTGTGGTTGTGATTGTGTTGGTATTTGAATTACCACTGTGGTTGTCATGGAAGCTCCCAGATTTGTCAAGAATGTTTGAGGCAGAGGTGACTTCAGTGGACTGATTGAAGGTTTCTTGAAACAGTTGCGGATCACAAAAATCGAAAATTTGAGCACCAAGAGGGCTCGTGATATCATCCTGGTGAAATAACACAAACAGACGttagattttaaagaatatGTCAAAcaa
Protein-coding regions in this window:
- the LOC106453484 gene encoding uncharacterized protein LOC106453484; its protein translation is FHQDDITSPLGAQIFDFCDPQLFQETFNQSTEVTSASNILDKSGSFHDNHSGNSNTNTITTTTTENSNTYTNNKFQDDEDDNINADMSTIFDSHEDFENDIVASIDFSSSSMQYPALDHLLTTTNEDQFDFAPGVQAVHQLPNISYSGDTLTLPHVSSLAPPPLPLEIFEEDCLSSVPSYSIGLNPTSPFFRASGLPTHTVNMNTGLLSSESNSGLYPGHVHMGPEFNKPRDHLMDFQADNGGFFWFNPDDLQVKLKINLDILSHLTGSRLLKNV